One Candidatus Binatia bacterium DNA window includes the following coding sequences:
- a CDS encoding acyl-CoA/acyl-ACP dehydrogenase, whose protein sequence is MDLTLDENQSAIVELARKILEEKLPPDRLRAIERSDEWFARDVWAELASAGLIGVALPESDGGGGFGVLEACLLLEEIGRAVAPLPYQATVMLGALPLAEFGSDAQRARDLPGVIAGDVVLTGALLEPGEPFVPAVLATKAVPEGEGYRLDGEKWFVPFASAAQRMLVPASTDGGVTVFLVDPAASGVSLERVETTSHEPQWAVTLDGALVAKADVLGEADKGQAIVDWMIDRAIAGTCSMQAGVSDKALRLTAAHVSEREQFGQKIATFQAVAQRAADAYVDTQGIVLTSRQAAWRLGAGEDAATELAIAKYWAADAGQRVAHAAQHLHGGIGVDTDYPLHRYFRWTKVLELTLGGAAVHLDRIGAELAR, encoded by the coding sequence ATGGATCTGACTCTCGACGAGAACCAGAGTGCGATTGTAGAACTCGCGCGCAAAATCCTGGAAGAGAAGCTGCCCCCGGATCGCCTCCGTGCGATCGAGCGCAGCGATGAGTGGTTCGCTCGCGACGTTTGGGCCGAGTTGGCATCGGCGGGACTCATCGGTGTGGCTCTGCCCGAGTCGGACGGCGGGGGCGGCTTCGGCGTGCTCGAAGCCTGCTTGCTGTTGGAGGAGATCGGCCGTGCCGTTGCGCCGCTTCCGTATCAAGCGACCGTGATGTTGGGCGCGCTGCCGCTCGCCGAATTCGGTTCGGATGCGCAGCGTGCGCGCGACCTGCCCGGAGTCATCGCCGGTGACGTGGTTCTGACCGGCGCGCTACTCGAGCCGGGTGAGCCGTTCGTTCCGGCTGTTCTCGCGACGAAGGCCGTTCCCGAAGGGGAGGGCTACCGCCTCGATGGCGAAAAGTGGTTCGTACCGTTCGCGAGTGCGGCGCAGCGCATGCTGGTTCCGGCCTCGACCGACGGCGGCGTGACCGTGTTCCTGGTCGACCCGGCGGCGTCGGGAGTGTCGCTCGAGCGGGTGGAGACGACGAGCCACGAACCGCAGTGGGCGGTGACGCTCGATGGTGCGCTCGTGGCGAAAGCTGACGTCCTCGGTGAGGCGGACAAGGGCCAGGCGATCGTCGACTGGATGATCGATCGAGCCATCGCCGGCACGTGCTCGATGCAGGCGGGCGTTTCCGACAAGGCGCTCCGCCTCACGGCTGCGCACGTGTCCGAACGGGAACAGTTCGGTCAGAAGATCGCGACCTTCCAGGCGGTCGCGCAGCGCGCCGCGGATGCCTACGTCGACACCCAGGGCATCGTCCTGACCTCGCGCCAGGCGGCCTGGCGTCTGGGTGCCGGCGAAGACGCCGCAACCGAACTCGCAATCGCAAAGTACTGGGCCGCCGATGCCGGCCAGCGCGTCGCCCACGCCGCCCAACATCTCCACGGCGGCATCGGCGTCGACACCGACTACCCCCTGCACCGCTACTTCCGCTGGACCAAGGTCCTGGAACTCACCCTAGGCGGCGCCGCCGTTCACCTCGACCGAATCGGCGCCGAGCTTGCTCGGTAG
- a CDS encoding AAA family ATPase, with product MPHAIVKEELELLAQVRERLEARAARGDDNRNAAAERRIHTELERIREVMRSGEEDKDRSSLLEQWHHQSALLEQLRSARAVQPVNPDVPYFGHLRLREEGREWDLCLGRTSCVEGGLRIVDWRDAPIAKLFYTYRQGEDYEEEIADREREGEIVTRRMVAIERGELRRIQAPEGDFSQNPEVDGDWAHRELAAPRLAGGESAALRVQGTDAAEARLGGGGPSGRPADRHLPEITGLIDPEQYGLISRPSAGFLIVRGTAGSGKTTVALHRVAFLAYDDPRIDGPDTLVVMFSRALQKYVSHVLPSLGLHNVEPHTYRSWERGVCRRHFPRLPGKERDDTPAVVTRAKLHPLMGAALARHVERTPGRSSPEQAVEDWASVLTNRDLLLEIRDELGNDSFSNNAIDRIVEWNEKHVGTVHDFLAGEEPNAELDAEDDALLLRAWQLRVGPLQGKGRRPLRFRHIVLDEVQDFSPLEVQILLGCLDPKGSITLAGDTQQHVIENSGFTSWAEFMEHLGVDGQEVETLKINYRSSAQISKFAFDVLGDLREDDELPPSSRQGPPVEMFQFTDTGACVFFLADALQALSDAEPMATVALITPSPEISAQYYSALARSEIPRLRLIREYDFSFKAGIEITELEPVKGLEFDYVILLDVNSVHMPETPRARRGLHVAATRAIHQLWVISTDKPSPILADVL from the coding sequence TTGCCCCACGCAATCGTCAAAGAAGAACTGGAACTGCTCGCTCAGGTCCGCGAACGCCTCGAGGCTCGCGCCGCGCGCGGCGATGACAACCGTAACGCCGCGGCGGAACGGAGGATTCACACCGAGCTCGAGCGGATTCGAGAGGTCATGCGATCCGGCGAGGAGGACAAGGACCGCTCGTCGCTCCTGGAGCAATGGCATCATCAGTCGGCTCTTCTAGAACAGCTGCGTAGTGCCCGCGCCGTCCAGCCGGTGAACCCCGACGTCCCGTACTTCGGACACCTCCGACTGCGCGAGGAGGGCCGCGAGTGGGATCTCTGCCTCGGACGGACGAGCTGCGTCGAGGGGGGGCTGCGAATCGTCGACTGGCGCGACGCGCCAATCGCGAAGCTCTTCTACACCTACCGACAAGGCGAGGACTACGAGGAGGAGATCGCCGACCGCGAACGCGAGGGCGAGATCGTCACCCGGCGGATGGTCGCGATCGAGCGCGGGGAGCTCCGGCGCATCCAGGCTCCCGAGGGCGACTTCTCTCAGAATCCCGAGGTCGACGGTGACTGGGCACATCGCGAGCTCGCAGCGCCTCGTCTCGCCGGTGGCGAATCGGCGGCGCTCCGCGTTCAGGGGACGGATGCCGCCGAGGCACGCCTCGGCGGTGGCGGCCCGAGCGGGCGCCCCGCGGATCGCCACCTCCCCGAGATCACCGGGCTGATTGATCCCGAGCAGTACGGACTGATCAGCCGACCGTCGGCCGGCTTCCTCATCGTGCGCGGTACCGCCGGCTCCGGAAAGACCACGGTCGCCCTCCATCGCGTCGCCTTCCTGGCGTACGACGATCCACGCATCGACGGGCCCGACACACTCGTGGTGATGTTCTCGCGGGCGCTCCAGAAGTACGTGAGTCATGTCCTGCCGTCGCTCGGCCTTCACAACGTCGAGCCGCATACCTACCGCAGCTGGGAGCGCGGCGTCTGCAGGCGTCACTTTCCGCGACTGCCCGGGAAGGAACGAGACGACACCCCCGCGGTCGTGACACGTGCGAAGCTCCATCCGCTCATGGGCGCGGCGCTCGCCCGCCACGTCGAGCGCACGCCGGGTCGCTCCAGCCCCGAACAGGCCGTCGAGGATTGGGCGTCCGTCCTGACGAACCGCGACCTGCTCCTCGAAATTCGCGACGAGCTGGGCAACGATTCGTTCTCGAACAACGCGATCGACCGCATCGTCGAATGGAACGAGAAGCACGTCGGCACCGTGCACGACTTCCTCGCCGGCGAGGAACCCAACGCCGAGCTCGATGCCGAGGACGACGCCCTACTACTCCGCGCCTGGCAGCTGCGGGTCGGTCCCCTGCAGGGCAAGGGGCGCCGACCGCTGCGCTTCCGACATATCGTGCTGGACGAGGTGCAGGATTTCTCACCGCTCGAGGTTCAGATTCTTCTCGGGTGCCTCGACCCCAAGGGCAGCATCACGCTCGCCGGGGACACGCAGCAGCACGTCATCGAGAACAGCGGCTTCACCTCCTGGGCCGAGTTCATGGAGCACCTCGGCGTCGACGGGCAGGAAGTCGAGACGCTGAAGATCAACTATCGCTCGTCCGCCCAGATCTCGAAGTTTGCCTTCGACGTCCTCGGAGACCTGCGCGAAGACGACGAACTTCCGCCCAGCAGCCGCCAAGGACCGCCCGTCGAGATGTTCCAGTTCACCGACACGGGCGCGTGCGTCTTCTTCCTCGCCGATGCCCTCCAGGCCCTTTCCGACGCGGAGCCGATGGCCACGGTCGCGCTCATCACGCCGTCACCGGAGATCAGCGCCCAGTACTACTCCGCGCTCGCCCGTAGCGAGATTCCGCGCCTCCGCCTCATCCGCGAATACGACTTTAGCTTCAAAGCCGGCATCGAGATCACAGAACTGGAACCCGTAAAAGGGCTCGAGTTCGACTACGTCATCCTCCTGGACGTCAACTCCGTCCACATGCCCGAGACCCCGCGCGCCCGCCGCGGCCTCCACGTCGCCGCCACCCGCGCCATCCACCAACTCTGGGTCATCAGCACGGACAAGCCCTCGCCGATTCTTGCGGACGTACTTTAG
- a CDS encoding DUF3313 family protein, with product MVIRRSIFVVGFLVLAACAGTKKVPSPPLFDPGDVTVDGLYRVKDARMAAAYLRPGADLASYDKVKLDLVSISYKSPPKGNQYDRSRANFPLTKEEIARADKLFYEAFAEELAKSSYQLVDQTGPDVLSLEAELIDLVVKAPPQSTTGTSWVFVQSAGELTLVAELHDSVTGATLARIADRRAVQSPGAGAGGLYYSSPVSNWSDLRRVFSGWARQLREALDEARALKAVSVTAN from the coding sequence TTGGTAATTCGTCGCTCGATTTTCGTCGTAGGATTCCTGGTGCTGGCTGCGTGCGCGGGCACGAAGAAAGTCCCGTCGCCCCCTCTATTCGATCCCGGCGATGTCACCGTGGACGGGCTCTACCGCGTGAAGGACGCACGCATGGCGGCGGCCTACCTTCGGCCGGGCGCGGATCTGGCGAGCTACGACAAGGTCAAGCTCGACCTGGTTTCGATCTCCTACAAGAGCCCACCGAAGGGGAACCAGTACGACCGGAGCCGCGCGAACTTCCCGCTGACGAAGGAGGAGATCGCGCGGGCGGACAAGCTTTTCTACGAGGCGTTCGCTGAGGAGTTGGCGAAGAGCTCGTATCAGCTCGTAGACCAGACCGGACCCGACGTGCTCTCCCTCGAGGCCGAGCTGATCGACCTCGTCGTGAAGGCGCCGCCGCAGTCGACGACGGGCACGAGCTGGGTCTTCGTTCAGTCGGCAGGGGAACTCACCCTCGTCGCCGAACTCCACGATTCCGTGACCGGTGCGACCCTCGCTCGGATCGCCGATCGCCGAGCGGTCCAGTCCCCGGGCGCGGGCGCCGGAGGCCTTTACTACAGCTCGCCCGTCAGCAATTGGAGCGATCTCCGCCGCGTGTTCAGCGGTTGGGCACGGCAGCTTCGGGAAGCCCTCGATGAGGCGCGCGCGCTGAAAGCGGTATCCGTCACTGCAAACTGA
- a CDS encoding coniferyl-alcohol dehydrogenase, whose translation MANPFDYSGKRIVITGAFSGVGAATVKLLAELGASEIVALDIKKPDGPITSFIETDMGDAAAVAAAAAQIDGRVDVLFNNAGVSAVLGAEKVMCINWLGLRQLSVALLPKIPQGGAIVNTASIAGGQWPTHPDDVMEAIAVEGRDESLAWFKNHAELVGDGYAFSKECVQVYTMKSAKQTLACGVRTNSVCPAPIDTPLLPEFSASMTEKTINWTVEQCGGKIATPEDIAMPLAFLGSEAARYVNGVNLNIDRGFSSFMTTGQVDFTGLA comes from the coding sequence ATGGCCAACCCTTTCGACTATTCCGGCAAACGAATCGTGATCACCGGTGCCTTCTCAGGCGTAGGCGCGGCCACCGTGAAGCTCCTCGCCGAACTCGGCGCGAGCGAGATCGTCGCGCTCGACATCAAGAAGCCGGACGGGCCGATCACGTCGTTCATCGAAACAGACATGGGCGATGCGGCGGCCGTCGCCGCCGCCGCCGCTCAGATCGACGGACGCGTCGACGTCCTTTTCAACAACGCGGGCGTCTCCGCGGTCCTCGGTGCCGAGAAGGTCATGTGCATCAACTGGCTCGGCCTGCGTCAGCTGTCGGTCGCGCTCCTGCCGAAGATCCCCCAGGGCGGCGCCATCGTGAACACCGCGTCGATCGCCGGCGGACAGTGGCCCACGCATCCTGATGACGTCATGGAGGCGATCGCCGTCGAGGGACGCGACGAGTCGCTCGCGTGGTTCAAGAACCACGCCGAGCTCGTGGGTGACGGATACGCCTTCTCGAAGGAGTGCGTGCAGGTCTACACGATGAAGAGCGCCAAGCAGACCCTGGCCTGCGGAGTCCGCACCAACAGCGTCTGCCCGGCCCCGATCGACACGCCTCTCCTGCCCGAGTTCAGCGCCTCGATGACCGAGAAGACGATCAACTGGACCGTGGAGCAGTGCGGCGGAAAGATCGCCACGCCGGAAGACATCGCCATGCCCCTTGCCTTCCTCGGCAGCGAGGCCGCGCGCTACGTGAACGGCGTGAATCTCAACATCGACCGCGGGTTCAGCTCCTTCATGACGACGGGCCAAGTCGACTTCACCGGGCTCGCCTGA
- a CDS encoding carboxymuconolactone decarboxylase family protein encodes MPRLRQVAKADAHDTAKTMYELLFGGRDPVESPGTATGTPGNWWTVFAGVPDCFDHTLQGFAFYRNPNRELSPQLRELAQTRTGYARGSQFVFSQHCKASREVGLSEEQIASLPAWSVASCFSPIERAVLAYTDCLVLEGGRVPDAVFDALRAELNDTQILELTYITCTYDMHATMCRALRLEYDDVDDRVTEVAAPEGASMDVMAAVADVDE; translated from the coding sequence ATGCCTCGCCTCCGCCAAGTCGCGAAAGCCGACGCCCATGACACGGCCAAGACAATGTACGAGCTTCTCTTCGGAGGCCGAGACCCGGTCGAATCTCCGGGCACCGCGACCGGAACCCCCGGCAACTGGTGGACCGTCTTCGCCGGCGTGCCGGACTGCTTCGACCACACCCTTCAGGGCTTCGCCTTCTACCGAAACCCGAACCGTGAACTCTCACCGCAGCTCCGCGAGCTCGCGCAGACCCGCACGGGCTACGCACGCGGCAGCCAGTTCGTATTCTCCCAGCACTGCAAGGCAAGTCGTGAGGTCGGCCTCAGCGAGGAGCAGATCGCGTCCCTCCCTGCCTGGAGTGTCGCGTCGTGCTTTTCACCGATCGAGCGCGCGGTTCTAGCTTACACCGACTGTCTCGTACTCGAAGGCGGCCGGGTTCCGGATGCCGTGTTCGACGCGCTCCGCGCGGAGCTCAACGACACCCAAATCCTCGAGCTCACGTACATCACCTGCACGTACGACATGCACGCGACGATGTGTCGGGCGCTTCGCCTCGAGTACGACGACGTGGACGACCGGGTGACCGAGGTCGCAGCCCCCGAGGGCGCGTCGATGGACGTCATGGCCGCGGTAGCCGACGTCGACGAATGA
- a CDS encoding isocitrate lyase/PEP mutase family protein, with the protein MSFFPKRHASGETLREILERGSLVRAPGCFDALSARVVEQAGFSVGFLGGFSVAAARLGLPDVGLLSYGEMVEQARDVCAATSLPIIGDADTGYGNAINAERTLLGCTQAGLAGVMIEDQQWPKRCGHTSGKSIVDRQEALARVRACVRAREEQKLDVLLMARTDANATDGFDEALWRAQAFADAGADITFLEAPSSVEQMERYCRLVPGWTTANLVEDGKTPWLEPAQLEEIGYSIVLYPVALLLHSVFALRAAADGLAGGVSDGSSRVKFDQVRDLLGWDEYERRLQSIEADPNDTKKP; encoded by the coding sequence ATGAGCTTCTTCCCAAAGCGCCACGCGAGCGGCGAAACTCTGCGCGAGATCCTCGAACGTGGCTCGCTGGTGCGCGCTCCCGGCTGTTTCGACGCGCTGTCCGCCCGGGTCGTGGAGCAGGCCGGGTTCTCCGTGGGCTTTCTCGGCGGGTTCTCCGTGGCCGCCGCCCGGCTCGGCCTGCCGGACGTAGGCCTCCTCAGTTACGGCGAGATGGTCGAGCAGGCGCGTGACGTCTGCGCGGCGACCTCACTGCCGATCATCGGCGACGCCGACACCGGGTACGGCAACGCGATCAACGCCGAGCGGACGTTGCTCGGCTGCACCCAGGCCGGCCTCGCCGGCGTGATGATCGAGGATCAGCAGTGGCCGAAGCGATGCGGACACACATCCGGCAAGTCGATCGTCGATAGGCAAGAAGCACTCGCTCGTGTCCGCGCCTGCGTCCGCGCCCGCGAGGAGCAGAAGCTCGACGTGCTGCTCATGGCGCGAACCGACGCCAACGCGACCGACGGCTTCGACGAAGCGCTCTGGCGCGCGCAGGCCTTCGCGGATGCCGGGGCCGACATCACCTTCCTCGAAGCGCCTTCGAGCGTCGAGCAGATGGAGCGATACTGCCGGCTCGTACCAGGCTGGACCACCGCGAACCTCGTCGAGGACGGCAAGACGCCCTGGCTCGAGCCAGCGCAGCTCGAGGAGATCGGATACTCGATCGTACTCTACCCGGTCGCGCTCCTCCTCCACAGCGTCTTCGCCCTGCGCGCGGCCGCCGACGGCCTCGCAGGCGGCGTGTCCGACGGCAGCTCACGCGTGAAGTTCGACCAGGTCCGAGACCTTCTCGGTTGGGACGAGTACGAACGAAGACTGCAGAGCATCGAAGCCGACCCGAACGACACAAAGAAGCCCTGA
- a CDS encoding acyl-CoA dehydrogenase family protein has protein sequence MSWDFSTEPEFQEKLDWVEKFCREEVEPLDLIFPYAVRSKDPKIKALVKPLQDQVKAQGLWALFLDEELGGPGYGQLKLGLLNEILGRYGSAPQIFGAAAPDTGNMEMLAAYGTDEQKERWLKPMLNQEIWSAYSMTEPQGGSDPRLFKTFAERDGDEWIINGEKWFTSAGRVADILFVMCTNGMFVVPRKTPGVEIMPEPRSHNHIKYNDVRIPLDHLLGPEDGARTLAQRRLGGGRIHHAMRTIAQCKLAFDMMCERALSRESHGKTIGEHQMVQQKIADSYASIRMLRLFVLETAWKIDNTSTQETRTDIAAVKFTMAKVLREVSFNALHILGSLGTTNLTPIQAMYAAAPTMGIADGVDEVHKATVARNVLKSYEPHEGFWPTEYYPEKRKQARKQFEPKFAADPELRALADGYAKYIASRT, from the coding sequence ATGAGTTGGGATTTTTCCACTGAGCCGGAGTTCCAGGAGAAGCTCGATTGGGTCGAGAAGTTCTGCCGTGAAGAGGTCGAGCCGCTCGATCTGATCTTCCCTTACGCCGTGCGGTCGAAGGACCCGAAGATCAAGGCGCTGGTCAAGCCGCTCCAGGATCAGGTGAAGGCGCAGGGCCTCTGGGCGCTCTTCCTCGACGAGGAGCTGGGCGGGCCTGGCTACGGCCAGCTCAAACTGGGCCTCCTGAACGAGATCCTCGGTCGGTACGGTTCGGCTCCGCAGATTTTCGGTGCGGCCGCGCCCGACACCGGCAACATGGAGATGCTCGCCGCGTACGGCACCGATGAGCAGAAGGAGCGTTGGCTGAAGCCGATGCTCAACCAGGAGATATGGTCGGCGTACTCGATGACCGAGCCGCAAGGTGGCTCGGATCCGCGGCTGTTCAAGACATTTGCCGAGCGCGACGGTGACGAGTGGATCATCAACGGTGAGAAGTGGTTCACCAGCGCGGGTCGCGTCGCCGACATTCTATTTGTGATGTGCACGAATGGCATGTTCGTGGTGCCGCGCAAGACGCCGGGCGTCGAGATCATGCCCGAGCCGCGGTCGCACAATCACATCAAGTACAACGATGTGCGCATCCCTCTCGATCACCTCCTCGGCCCGGAAGACGGAGCGCGGACTCTCGCGCAACGCCGACTCGGCGGTGGTCGGATCCATCACGCGATGCGCACGATCGCCCAATGCAAGCTCGCCTTCGACATGATGTGTGAGCGCGCACTTAGCCGCGAGTCGCACGGAAAAACCATCGGTGAGCACCAGATGGTGCAGCAGAAGATAGCCGACTCCTACGCCTCGATTCGCATGCTCCGCCTCTTCGTTCTCGAGACGGCCTGGAAGATCGACAACACCAGCACGCAGGAGACCCGGACGGACATCGCCGCCGTGAAGTTCACGATGGCGAAAGTGCTACGGGAGGTCTCCTTCAACGCGCTGCACATCCTGGGATCTCTCGGCACGACGAACCTCACGCCGATTCAGGCGATGTACGCGGCAGCGCCGACGATGGGGATCGCGGATGGCGTCGATGAGGTGCACAAGGCCACAGTGGCTCGGAACGTCCTGAAGTCGTACGAGCCCCACGAAGGCTTCTGGCCGACCGAGTACTACCCCGAGAAGCGTAAGCAGGCTCGCAAGCAGTTCGAGCCGAAATTCGCCGCGGACCCTGAATTGCGAGCGCTCGCGGACGGCTACGCGAAGTACATCGCGAGCCGCACCTGA
- a CDS encoding DsbA family protein produces MSLVRLIVYSDYLCPWCYNASVRLRRLEEEMSSDLEIVWRSYLLRPEPKARNVEKFRAYTQSWARPGEEEDSGTFRPWASDAPPPTHSVPAHVVAKAAATLDPESFHKMHDALLRAYFTDNRDISDESVLEAIWNEQALPRDAFARSQSPEILAETLEDFAEAQSLGITGAPAARLEGNEAFLTGALPVPMYRRWIERQIAARSTPATH; encoded by the coding sequence GTGAGCCTCGTCCGACTAATCGTCTACTCCGACTACCTCTGTCCGTGGTGCTACAACGCCAGCGTCCGGCTGCGGCGCCTCGAGGAGGAAATGTCCTCAGATCTCGAGATCGTGTGGCGCTCCTACCTGCTGCGCCCGGAACCGAAGGCACGCAATGTCGAGAAGTTCCGCGCCTACACCCAATCCTGGGCCCGACCGGGAGAGGAAGAGGACAGCGGCACCTTCCGGCCCTGGGCGAGCGACGCCCCGCCGCCGACGCACAGCGTGCCCGCCCACGTCGTCGCCAAGGCCGCAGCGACGCTCGACCCAGAGTCGTTCCACAAGATGCACGACGCTCTCCTGCGGGCCTACTTCACCGACAATCGCGACATCAGCGACGAATCGGTGCTCGAGGCCATTTGGAACGAGCAGGCCTTGCCGCGCGACGCCTTCGCCCGGTCTCAAAGCCCAGAGATCCTCGCAGAGACGCTCGAGGATTTCGCGGAAGCGCAGAGTCTCGGCATAACGGGCGCTCCCGCAGCCCGACTCGAAGGAAACGAAGCCTTCCTGACAGGCGCCTTGCCGGTTCCGATGTATCGCCGGTGGATCGAGCGACAGATCGCCGCGCGCAGCACCCCCGCGACCCACTGA